The Amycolatopsis japonica nucleotide sequence CTAGACTCACGGGATGGCGAATCTGCGCAAGACCGTGTGCGCGCTGGCGGCGTCCGCACTCGTCCTGTCCGCATGCGGCGGACCCGCCGGCGGCACGGACGACAAGCGGCCGGTCGTGCTGACCACGTTCACGGTCCTGGCGGACATCGCCTCGAACGTCGCGGGCGACAAGCTCCGCGTCGAGTCGATCACCAAACCCGGCGCGGAGATCCACGGCTACGAGCCCACGCCTGACGACATCAAGAAGGCCGCGAAGGCCGACTTGATCCTCGACAACGGACTGAACCTGGAGGCGTGGTTCGCCCGGTTCGTCAAGGAGAGCGACGCGCCGCACAAGGTGGTCAGCGAAGGTGTCCAGCCCATCGCCATCGGCGAGGACGCCTATCAGGGCAAGCCGAACCCGCACGCGTGGATGTCCCCGAAAAATGTGGGTATCTACGTGGACAACATGGTGAAGGCGTTCAGCGAGCTCTCCTCCGGCGACGCTGCCGTGTTCAAGGCCAACGGCGACGCCTACAAGGCGAAACTGCAGGGGGTGCAGGACGAGATGACGAACGCGCTGAGCGCCCTGCCGAAGAACGAGCGCGCGCTGGTCACCTGCGAAGGCGCCTTTTCCTATCTGGCGCGCGACACCGGGCTCACCGAGCGGTACATCTGGGCGGTCAACGCCGAACAGCAGGCGACCCCGCAGCAGATCACCCGCGCGATCGGGTTCGTCAAGGAGAACAAGGTCCCCGCGGTGTTCTGTGAGTCGACCGTCTCCGACGCCCCGATGCGGCAGGTCGTCTCGGCGACCGGTGCCGCGTTCGGCGGCGTGCTCTTCGTCGATTCGCTGTCCGGGCCGGAAGGTCCCGTGCCGACGTACCTCGACCTCATCCGCCACGACTCGAAGACGATCGTCGCCGCGCTCACCGGGGCGAAGCCGTGACGGCCGCGATCCGCGTCGAAGGCGTCACCGTCCACTACGGAGACGTCCTCGCGCTCGACGGTGTCGACGTCACGCTCGATCACGGCCGCGTGTGCGGACTGGTCGGGATGAACGGCTCCGGCAAGTCGACGCTGTTCAAGACGATCATGGGCATGGTCCGGCCGGACACCGGCACGGTGTCGATCGACGGCGGCACCCCCGCCCGCGCCCGCAAGACCGGCGTGATCGGGTACGTGCCGCAGAGCGAGGACGTCGACTGGTCGTTCCCGCTGTCCGTGCGGGACGTCGTGATGACCGGCCGCTACGGGCGGCTCGGCTTCACGCGCCGCCCGCGCCGCGCCGACCACGAAGCCGTCGACCACGCGCTGGAACGGGTCGAGCTGACCGAACTCGCCGGACGCCAGATCGGTCAGTTGTCCGGCGGGCAGCGCAAACGCGCGTTCGTCGCGCGCGGGATCGCCCAGGGCGCCCGTGTCCTACTGCTGGACGAGCCGTTCGCCGGGGTGGACAAGCGCTCCGAGGCCACGATCACCCGGCTGCTCAAGGAACTCGCGGCCGACGGCGCCGCGGTCCTGATCTCCACCCACGATCTGCACGCGCTGCCCGGCCTGGCCGACGAGGCGATCCTGCTGATGCGCAAGGTGCTCGCGCACGGCTCCCCCGGCGAGGTGCTCCGGCCCGAGAATCTCGCGCTCGCCTTCGGGCTCGATGTCCTGCAACGGGAAGAAGAACCCGCGTGAGCCTCTACGACCTGTTCCTCGAACCGCTCAGCTACGACTTCATGGTGCGGGCGCTGGCGTCCACGGTGATCGCGTCCGCGGTCTGCGCGGTGCTCTCCTGCTGGCTGGTGCTGATCGGCTGGTCGCTGATGGGCGACGCGGTCTCGCACGCGGTGCTGCCCGGTGTCGTGCTCGCCTATGTCCTCGGCGCGCCCTTCGCGCTGGGCGCCGTCGTGTTCGGCTTCCTCGCCGTGGCGTTGATCGGCGTCGTCCGGGACACCAGCCGGGTCAAGGAGGACGCCGCGATCGGCATCGTGTTCACCACGTTGTTCGCGCTCGGCCTCGTGCTGATCTCGGTGACGCCGAGCCAGACCGACCTGAACCACATCATCTTCGGCAACCTGCTCGGCGTCGACACCTCGGATCTGATCCAGATCGGCGTCCTCGGCGCGATCACGCTCACCCTGCTCGTGCTCAAACGCCGCGATTTCACCTTGTACGCCTTCGATCCCACGCACGCGCACGCGATCGGGCTCAACCCGCGGGTGCTCGGCGCCGCGCTGCTCGGCCTGCTCGCGCTGACCGCGGTGGTGGCGCTGCAGGTGGTCGGCGTGATCCTGGTGGTGGCGATGCTGATCATCCCCGGCGCGACGGCGTACCTGCTGACCGACCGGTTCGGCCGCATGCTCGTGATCGCGCCGTCGTTCTCGGTGCTCGCGGCGGTGGCCGGGCTGTACCTGAGCTACCACCTCGACACCGCGTCCGGCGGGATGATCGTGCTGGTGCAGGGCGCCGGGTTCACGCTGGTGTACCTGTTCGGGCCGCGGCACGGGATCGTCGGGAAGCGGCTGGCCAAGCGGCGGCGGGAAACGGCACGGGCAGCGTAACCGGACAATCACCCCGCGCTCTGTGTCTCTCGTGACATGGGTCCGAGCCTCGCCTTAGGTTAGGCTCCCCTCATGTCTACGGAAGACGCGCTGCTCACCGGCCATGACCTGGTGCTCGCGCACCAAGAGCGGGCCGTGGTGGACGGGGTGTCCCTGTCCCTGCGCGCCGGTACGGTGACCGCGCTGGTCGGGCCGAACGGCTCCGGCAAGTCGACGCTCCTGCGTTCGCTGGCGCGGCTGCACAAGCCCCGCGAGGGCGACGTCCGGCTCGGAGAGCGCGCCGTCTGGGGCGGCAACGCGTTGTCCGGCAAGGAATTCGCCCGCCAGGTCACGCTGCTGACCCAGCACCGGCCCACCCCGAGCGGGGTCTCCGTGCGCGACGTCGTCTCCTACGGCCGGTATCCGTACCGCTCCGGCTGGCGCGGGGTCGACATCGACGGCGCCGCCGCGGTCCGCCGCGCGATGGAACTCACCGGCGTGACGGCGATGGCCGAACGCGGGGTCGACGAGCTCTCCGGCGGCGAACTCCAGCGCGTCTGGCTCGCCTCCTGTCTCGCCCAGCAGACCTCCGTGCTGCTGCTCGACGAGCCCACCAACCATCTCGACCTGCGCTATCAGGTCGAGATCCTCGACGTCGTCCGCGATCTGGCAGGAGAAGGCGTCGCGGTCGGCGTGGTGCTGCACGACCTCGACCACGCGGCGATCATCGCCGACGAGGTCGTCCTGCTGAGCGAAGGAACCATCGTGGCCACGGGTGACATCGGGCAGGTGCTCACCTCCGAACACCTCTCCAAGGCCTACGGCGTCACCGTCCACGTCGCGAACGACCCGGTGACGGGCGCGATCCACTGCAGGCCACTCGGGCGGTATTCGCCCAGGCCCGCCTGAGAAATCCAGGAAGAACCATGCGTTTGCCGATCCCCGCCGCCCTCGTCGCGGCGACCGCCCTGCTGCTTTCCGCCTGCGGCACCACGGAGAACACCGCGGCCGCGCCGAGCGAATCCGCCGCCGCGAGCGGACCGGTCACCGTGACCGACGCGCGCGGCAAGGCCGTCACCCTCAAGGCCCCGGCGAAGCGCGTCGTCGCGCTGGAGTGGGGCGAGGCCGAGATGGTCGCGTCGCTCGGTGTCATGCCGGTCGGCGCCGCGGACGTCGCGGGCTACAACGTCTGGGACAAGGCCGCTCCCCTGTCCGCCGAGGTCAAGGACGTCGGCAAGCGCAACGAGCCCAGCGTCGACGCGATCGTCGGGCTGAACCCCGACGTCGTCATCATCGCCGACGAGCGCGACTCGACCCTGGTCCCGCAGATCGAGAAATACGTGCCGGTCGTGGTGACCAAGTCCAGCGACGCGAGCCGGAACTTCGACCGCCTGCGCGAGGACTTCAAGCTGATCGCGAAGACGGTCGGCAAGGAGGCCGACGCGGACAAGCAACTGTCCGAAATGGACGCCAAACTCGCCGAGGGCAAGAAGACCGTCGAGGCCAAGGGCGCCGCGGGCACCCCGTTCCTGATGGCCGACGGCTACCTCGAAGGCAGCACCGTCAGCATCCGCCCGTTCGGCAAGGGTTCGCTGGTCTCCGACACCGCCGAGGCCGTCGGCCTGAAGAACGCCTGGACCGGCAAGGTCGACCCGCAGTGGGGTCTCGGCCAGACCGACGTCGAGGGCCTGACCGCGATCACCGACCCGAAGACCGTGCTGTTCTACAGCGCGTCCGAAGAGGACGTCTTCACCACCGGGCTCGCGCAGAACGCCGTCTACCAGCGGCTGCCGTTCGTCGTGTCGAAGAAGATCCACAAACTCGAGTCGGGCACGTGGACCTTCGGCGGACCGAAGTCGATCATCATGACCGCCGACCAGATCGTGAAGGCAGTCACGGCCTGATGCGTGCCCGCACCATCGCGGTGTCGGCGGGGCTGGTGGTGCTCATCGCCGTCCTCGCCGGCATCCACCTGACGCAGGGCACTTCGACGTCCGGTCCGCTGGACGTGGTGAAGGCGATCTTCGGCCAGGGCGACGCGCAGACCCTCGCGGTACTGGAGGGCGCGC carries:
- a CDS encoding metal ABC transporter ATP-binding protein gives rise to the protein MTAAIRVEGVTVHYGDVLALDGVDVTLDHGRVCGLVGMNGSGKSTLFKTIMGMVRPDTGTVSIDGGTPARARKTGVIGYVPQSEDVDWSFPLSVRDVVMTGRYGRLGFTRRPRRADHEAVDHALERVELTELAGRQIGQLSGGQRKRAFVARGIAQGARVLLLDEPFAGVDKRSEATITRLLKELAADGAAVLISTHDLHALPGLADEAILLMRKVLAHGSPGEVLRPENLALAFGLDVLQREEEPA
- a CDS encoding metal ABC transporter permease, yielding MSLYDLFLEPLSYDFMVRALASTVIASAVCAVLSCWLVLIGWSLMGDAVSHAVLPGVVLAYVLGAPFALGAVVFGFLAVALIGVVRDTSRVKEDAAIGIVFTTLFALGLVLISVTPSQTDLNHIIFGNLLGVDTSDLIQIGVLGAITLTLLVLKRRDFTLYAFDPTHAHAIGLNPRVLGAALLGLLALTAVVALQVVGVILVVAMLIIPGATAYLLTDRFGRMLVIAPSFSVLAAVAGLYLSYHLDTASGGMIVLVQGAGFTLVYLFGPRHGIVGKRLAKRRRETARAA
- a CDS encoding ABC transporter ATP-binding protein; amino-acid sequence: MSTEDALLTGHDLVLAHQERAVVDGVSLSLRAGTVTALVGPNGSGKSTLLRSLARLHKPREGDVRLGERAVWGGNALSGKEFARQVTLLTQHRPTPSGVSVRDVVSYGRYPYRSGWRGVDIDGAAAVRRAMELTGVTAMAERGVDELSGGELQRVWLASCLAQQTSVLLLDEPTNHLDLRYQVEILDVVRDLAGEGVAVGVVLHDLDHAAIIADEVVLLSEGTIVATGDIGQVLTSEHLSKAYGVTVHVANDPVTGAIHCRPLGRYSPRPA
- a CDS encoding metal ABC transporter substrate-binding protein, which encodes MANLRKTVCALAASALVLSACGGPAGGTDDKRPVVLTTFTVLADIASNVAGDKLRVESITKPGAEIHGYEPTPDDIKKAAKADLILDNGLNLEAWFARFVKESDAPHKVVSEGVQPIAIGEDAYQGKPNPHAWMSPKNVGIYVDNMVKAFSELSSGDAAVFKANGDAYKAKLQGVQDEMTNALSALPKNERALVTCEGAFSYLARDTGLTERYIWAVNAEQQATPQQITRAIGFVKENKVPAVFCESTVSDAPMRQVVSATGAAFGGVLFVDSLSGPEGPVPTYLDLIRHDSKTIVAALTGAKP
- a CDS encoding ABC transporter substrate-binding protein, whose protein sequence is MRLPIPAALVAATALLLSACGTTENTAAAPSESAAASGPVTVTDARGKAVTLKAPAKRVVALEWGEAEMVASLGVMPVGAADVAGYNVWDKAAPLSAEVKDVGKRNEPSVDAIVGLNPDVVIIADERDSTLVPQIEKYVPVVVTKSSDASRNFDRLREDFKLIAKTVGKEADADKQLSEMDAKLAEGKKTVEAKGAAGTPFLMADGYLEGSTVSIRPFGKGSLVSDTAEAVGLKNAWTGKVDPQWGLGQTDVEGLTAITDPKTVLFYSASEEDVFTTGLAQNAVYQRLPFVVSKKIHKLESGTWTFGGPKSIIMTADQIVKAVTA